One genomic region from Muriicola soli encodes:
- the frr gene encoding ribosome recycling factor has product MNEEVNFVVDSAKESMDGAISHLEKELVKIRAGKASPAMLSSVMVDYYGSQTPLSQVSNINTPDARTISVQPWEKSMLQVIETAIMNANLGFNPMNNGDFVIINVPPLTEERRLQLVKQAKAEAEDAKVSVRSARQEANKEIKNLDISEDLEKNAIIDIQELTDNYVTKIDNILELKEAEIMKV; this is encoded by the coding sequence ATGAACGAAGAGGTTAATTTTGTCGTAGATTCAGCCAAAGAAAGTATGGATGGTGCTATTTCGCACCTGGAAAAGGAACTGGTAAAGATCCGCGCCGGAAAGGCAAGCCCTGCGATGCTCTCATCGGTAATGGTGGATTATTATGGATCCCAAACTCCGCTTTCTCAAGTCTCCAATATCAATACCCCTGACGCTCGAACGATCTCCGTTCAGCCCTGGGAAAAAAGTATGCTTCAGGTTATCGAGACCGCTATTATGAACGCCAATCTCGGATTTAATCCCATGAATAATGGCGATTTTGTAATTATAAATGTGCCGCCTTTAACAGAAGAGCGAAGATTGCAGTTGGTAAAGCAGGCCAAAGCTGAGGCAGAAGATGCCAAAGTGAGCGTCCGAAGCGCCAGACAAGAAGCCAATAAAGAAATTAAAAACCTAGATATCTCAGAGGATCTTGAGAAAAATGCCATCATTGACATTCAGGAACTGACGGATAATTACGTGACGAAAATTGACAATATCCTCGAGCTGAAAGAAGCAGAGATCATGAAGGTATAA
- the pyrH gene encoding UMP kinase translates to MAYKRILLKLSGEALMGEKQYGIDPARLSVYAEEIKEVVEKGIQVAIVIGGGNIFRGLAGASSGMDRVQGDHMGMLATVINGLALQSALEDKGVQTRLQSAIKINEVAEPFIRRRAMRHLEKGRVVIFGGGTGNPYFTTDSAAVLRAIEVEADVILKGTRVDGIYTSDPEKDKTATKFDKISFNDVLRKGLKVMDTTAFTLSQENELPIVVFDMNKKGNLLKIVSGQNIGTVVNL, encoded by the coding sequence ATGGCGTACAAACGAATTCTTCTCAAACTAAGCGGGGAAGCCTTAATGGGGGAAAAGCAATATGGTATTGATCCCGCCCGACTCTCAGTTTACGCTGAAGAAATCAAAGAAGTAGTAGAGAAAGGAATTCAGGTCGCCATTGTCATTGGGGGAGGAAACATCTTCCGGGGTCTGGCAGGCGCCAGTAGTGGCATGGATCGCGTTCAGGGAGATCATATGGGGATGCTGGCGACAGTAATTAATGGCCTTGCACTTCAGAGTGCCCTTGAAGATAAAGGAGTACAGACCCGACTTCAGTCGGCTATCAAAATCAACGAGGTCGCCGAGCCCTTTATCCGCAGACGTGCCATGCGCCATTTGGAAAAAGGCAGAGTAGTCATCTTCGGTGGAGGTACTGGAAATCCCTATTTTACAACAGATTCTGCCGCGGTACTCAGGGCAATTGAGGTTGAGGCTGATGTTATCCTGAAGGGAACCCGGGTTGACGGAATTTATACCAGTGATCCGGAAAAAGACAAAACGGCAACTAAGTTTGATAAGATCTCGTTCAACGATGTGCTGAGAAAAGGATTAAAAGTGATGGATACTACCGCCTTTACTTTAAGTCAGGAAAATGAATTGCCAATTGTGGTGTTCGACATGAATAAAAAAGGAAATCTCCTAAAGATCGTGTCAGGACAAAATATTGGTACCGTTGTAAATCTTTAG
- the tsf gene encoding translation elongation factor Ts, producing the protein MVKITAADVNTLRKTTGAGMMDCKNALVEAEGDFDKAIEILRKKGQKVAAKRADRDSSEGAAIAKVNDDKTAGVIISLNCETDFVAKNETFVNLATELAEVALQYNDKDAFLQANFNGITVQEKLTEQTGVIGEKIEIGGFRKLSAPFVGSYIHAGNKIATLVGLSAAVDGADVAAKDVAMQAAAMNPVALDQSGVDQETIDKEIEIAKDQLRQEGKPEEMLDKIAQGKLKRFFKDNTLVNQDFIKDSKKSVAQYVKSVDSNLEVTGFERVALG; encoded by the coding sequence ATGGTAAAAATTACCGCCGCTGACGTAAATACATTGAGAAAGACCACCGGAGCCGGAATGATGGACTGTAAAAACGCCCTGGTAGAAGCCGAGGGTGATTTCGACAAAGCTATCGAGATCCTCCGTAAAAAAGGACAGAAAGTCGCCGCAAAAAGGGCCGACAGAGATTCCTCAGAAGGCGCCGCTATCGCCAAAGTGAATGACGATAAAACGGCCGGAGTAATCATTTCCCTGAATTGTGAAACCGACTTTGTTGCGAAGAATGAGACTTTTGTAAACCTGGCTACTGAATTAGCAGAAGTAGCTCTTCAATACAATGACAAGGATGCTTTCCTTCAGGCGAATTTCAATGGAATTACCGTTCAGGAAAAACTTACTGAACAAACCGGAGTGATCGGAGAAAAGATCGAAATAGGTGGATTCAGGAAGTTGTCTGCTCCCTTTGTTGGATCGTATATTCACGCAGGGAATAAGATCGCGACTTTGGTTGGATTATCGGCTGCTGTTGATGGAGCAGATGTAGCTGCCAAAGACGTTGCTATGCAGGCCGCCGCTATGAATCCTGTTGCATTGGACCAGTCCGGAGTGGATCAGGAAACAATCGACAAAGAAATTGAAATTGCCAAAGATCAGTTGAGGCAGGAAGGAAAGCCTGAAGAGATGTTGGACAAGATCGCTCAAGGAAAACTCAAGCGTTTCTTTAAGGACAATACTTTGGTGAATCAGGATTTTATCAAAGACAGCAAAAAGAGTGTAGCTCAATACGTTAAATCTGTTGATTCCAACCTGGAAGTAACAGGATTCGAAAGAGTTGCTCTGGGATAA
- the rpsB gene encoding 30S ribosomal protein S2, with protein sequence MAKKAEVKDLLEAGVHFGHLTRKWNPNMAPYIYMERNGIHVINLYKTTAKLEEASEALKKIAASGRKILFVATKKQAKDIVAEKVANVNMPYITERWPGGMLTNFVTIRKAVKKMASIDRMKKDGTFNTLSKKERLQVDRLRAKLEKNLGSISEMTRLPGALFIVDTMREHIAVKEAQKLNIPIFAMVDTNSDPRPIDFVIPSNDDASKSIEIIMTHVTNAVAEGLTERKSEKQAASEGQEAKAPKAKKKETEAVKEEVEKAPKAKAAPKAEKVADDKEAAPKKEAPKKATKAAADDLTKVEGIGPKISEVFNKAGINSFAELAEKSEEDLKTILADAGARYASKNPASWPKQAKMAADGKWDELKEWQDNTKAGVE encoded by the coding sequence ATGGCAAAAAAAGCAGAAGTAAAAGATCTTTTAGAAGCAGGTGTACACTTCGGTCACCTCACAAGAAAATGGAATCCCAATATGGCCCCGTATATTTATATGGAGCGCAACGGAATCCATGTAATCAACCTCTACAAAACCACAGCTAAACTCGAAGAAGCCTCAGAAGCTTTAAAGAAAATTGCTGCATCCGGAAGGAAAATATTATTTGTAGCCACTAAAAAGCAGGCTAAAGACATCGTTGCAGAAAAGGTAGCGAATGTGAATATGCCCTACATCACTGAAAGATGGCCAGGTGGAATGTTAACTAACTTTGTCACCATCCGTAAGGCGGTGAAAAAGATGGCGTCCATTGACCGGATGAAAAAGGATGGTACTTTTAACACCCTATCCAAGAAAGAGCGTTTACAGGTTGATCGTCTTCGTGCGAAGCTCGAAAAGAACCTCGGATCAATTTCTGAAATGACCAGACTTCCTGGTGCACTTTTTATTGTCGATACCATGCGTGAGCACATCGCCGTAAAAGAAGCTCAGAAATTGAACATCCCGATCTTCGCGATGGTTGATACAAATTCTGATCCTCGCCCAATCGACTTTGTTATCCCTTCAAACGACGATGCATCAAAATCGATAGAAATCATCATGACTCATGTAACCAATGCGGTTGCAGAGGGCTTAACTGAGCGTAAATCAGAGAAGCAGGCGGCCAGCGAAGGACAGGAAGCAAAAGCTCCTAAGGCTAAGAAGAAAGAGACTGAAGCCGTAAAGGAAGAAGTTGAGAAAGCTCCTAAAGCCAAAGCAGCACCCAAAGCTGAAAAAGTTGCTGATGATAAGGAGGCAGCTCCGAAGAAAGAAGCTCCTAAAAAAGCCACTAAAGCCGCAGCTGATGATCTGACAAAAGTTGAAGGCATTGGTCCAAAAATTTCTGAGGTCTTTAACAAGGCCGGAATCAACTCTTTTGCAGAGTTGGCTGAAAAGTCTGAAGAGGACCTAAAGACTATCCTGGCGGATGCGGGTGCTCGCTATGCCTCAAAGAATCCGGCATCATGGCCAAAGCAGGCAAAGATGGCTGCCGATGGTAAATGGGACGAGTTAAAGGAATGGCAAGACAACACCAAAGCCGGAGTTGAATAA
- the rpsI gene encoding 30S ribosomal protein S9 — protein sequence MDVVHKIGRRKTAVARVYLSKGKGAISINKRDLTEYFPTATLQYKVKQPFAITNNEDAYDVKVNVYGGGITGQAEAIRLALSRALCEIDAEHRLTLKPEGLLTRDPRMVERKKYGQKKARKKFQFSKR from the coding sequence ATGGATGTAGTTCATAAAATTGGCAGAAGGAAAACGGCTGTAGCCCGCGTATATCTTTCTAAGGGTAAGGGAGCGATTTCAATCAACAAGCGAGATCTCACCGAATACTTTCCAACCGCTACTCTTCAGTATAAAGTAAAGCAGCCTTTTGCGATTACCAATAATGAAGATGCCTATGACGTAAAAGTCAATGTATACGGAGGTGGAATAACCGGCCAGGCTGAAGCAATCAGACTTGCATTGTCAAGAGCACTTTGTGAAATTGACGCTGAACACAGACTGACTTTAAAACCAGAAGGACTCTTAACCAGAGATCCAAGAATGGTGGAACGTAAGAAATACGGACAGAAGAAAGCCCGTAAGAAATTCCAGTTCTCAAAACGATAA
- the rplM gene encoding 50S ribosomal protein L13, which produces MDTLSYKTVSANKATVQKQWLLVDADGQTLGRLASKVAIILRGKNKPNFTPHVDCGDNVIIINAEKIQLSGNKWEDKTYIRHTGYPGGQRSMTAGELKAKNPASVVERAVKGMLPKNKLGAELFRNLKVYAGAEHQQEAQKPTTINLNDLK; this is translated from the coding sequence GTGGATACATTGAGCTACAAGACTGTTTCAGCTAATAAAGCTACCGTGCAAAAGCAATGGTTGCTGGTAGATGCGGATGGACAAACGCTCGGAAGACTAGCTTCTAAAGTGGCTATTATTCTGAGAGGAAAGAACAAACCCAACTTCACTCCTCACGTAGATTGTGGGGATAATGTGATTATCATAAATGCTGAAAAAATACAGTTGTCGGGTAATAAATGGGAGGACAAAACCTATATAAGACATACCGGATACCCGGGTGGTCAGCGTTCCATGACTGCTGGAGAACTGAAAGCAAAAAATCCTGCTTCAGTGGTAGAAAGAGCTGTTAAAGGCATGCTTCCCAAGAATAAATTAGGAGCTGAATTATTCAGAAATCTTAAAGTTTATGCAGGAGCTGAACATCAGCAAGAGGCACAGAAACCAACAACTATTAATCTTAACGATCTTAAATAA
- a CDS encoding lipocalin family protein — protein MRNTLVLFLLGGLIISSCSTDKVDGTSPDAILGTWDLTALDIDQQTASDEEEFGQVILSELSAENCYLVSLTFNQDSSLITEDASNYLEIGVNAGGTGLEVPCPSQRDTETTTYTYADGVLTFVDENQATVSLNVTIDGRTMIISAQELDVENFNAGGELIFSKR, from the coding sequence ATGAGAAATACTCTTGTACTTTTCTTATTAGGCGGATTAATTATTAGCTCCTGTTCAACGGATAAGGTGGACGGAACCTCTCCTGATGCCATTCTTGGAACCTGGGACCTTACCGCCCTTGATATTGATCAGCAAACAGCTAGTGACGAAGAAGAATTCGGACAGGTAATCCTTAGTGAACTCTCTGCTGAGAATTGTTATTTGGTGAGCCTTACCTTCAATCAGGATTCCAGCCTGATTACTGAGGACGCCTCCAATTATCTCGAAATCGGAGTCAATGCAGGAGGCACAGGATTAGAAGTGCCCTGTCCTTCTCAAAGGGATACGGAAACTACTACTTACACTTATGCTGACGGGGTCTTGACCTTTGTGGATGAAAACCAGGCCACAGTATCTTTAAATGTTACCATCGATGGTAGGACAATGATAATCTCCGCTCAGGAACTCGATGTGGAAAATTTCAACGCAGGCGGCGAATTGATCTTTTCAAAAAGATAA
- the polA gene encoding DNA polymerase I, producing MSDQKRLFLLDAYALIFRGYYALIKNPRINSKGMDTSAIMGFMNSLFDVIKREKPDHLAVCFDKDGSTERTELYPEYKANRDETPDAIKIAVPYIQKILKAMHIPSVEVSGLEADDIIGTLAKQAEKEGYKVFMVTPDKDFGQLVSENIFMYRPSRMGNGIEIWGIPEVQKRFGVERPEQVTDYLGMMGDASDNIPGLPGVGEKTAKKFIQQFGTMETLLDSTDQLKGKMKEKVEENAELGRLSKQLATICITCDVSFDAKDYELSMPDNEKVQEIFEELEFRRLREQFIKIFSGETEGTPTMVTSTETAKQEAKAAGSGQFTLFGNNGSDAATLDVVSGRKTIKDVPHVYQSIQPGMALDLFLSNLIKQNKVCFDTETTSLNPLQAELVGIAFSWEAGKGFYLPFPEDRKEADDLLEKLHPFFSSTEIEKVGQNLKYDIKVLRKYGVEVKGPLFDTMLAHYLINPDMRHNMDVLSETYLNYTPVSITELIGKKGKNQLSMRDVPLEQQTEYAVEDADITLQLAQHFQKELKEAKTMELFKDIEIPLLRVLADMEMEGINLDQEFLNSLSEQLDTDIKTLEEKIYQEAGETFNIGSPKQLGEILFDKLKLVDKPKKTKTGQYSTAEDVLSYLAKDHQIIRDVLEYRGLAKLKSTYVDALPNQVEASTGRVHTDYMQTVAATGRLSSNNPNLQNIPIRTERGRQVRKAFVPRDENYTLLAADYSQIELRIIAALSDEDTMIEAFKNGEDIHASTASKVFNIPLKEVTREQRGNAKTVNFGIIYGVSAFGLSNQTDLSRTEAKELIDTYYKTYPKLRRYMADQVDFAREHGYVQTVLGRRRYLKDINGSNAVVRGAAERNAINAPIQGSAADIIKIAMIDIHKKLEEGNYKTKMLLQVHDELVFDVFKPELEKVKKMIKSSMESAYKLKVPLDVELGVGENWLEAH from the coding sequence ATGTCCGATCAGAAACGACTTTTTTTACTCGATGCCTACGCGCTAATTTTCAGGGGATATTACGCTTTGATCAAAAACCCCAGGATCAATTCCAAAGGGATGGACACCTCGGCCATCATGGGCTTTATGAACTCCCTTTTCGATGTCATCAAAAGGGAAAAACCCGATCATCTGGCTGTGTGTTTCGACAAGGATGGCAGCACGGAACGCACCGAACTGTATCCCGAATACAAGGCCAACAGGGATGAGACTCCCGACGCTATAAAAATAGCAGTGCCTTATATTCAGAAGATCTTAAAAGCGATGCATATACCCAGTGTGGAAGTGTCAGGGCTTGAGGCGGATGATATAATAGGCACCCTGGCCAAACAAGCCGAAAAAGAAGGGTACAAAGTATTTATGGTGACTCCTGACAAGGATTTCGGGCAACTGGTATCGGAAAATATTTTTATGTATCGTCCCTCGAGAATGGGTAATGGTATTGAGATCTGGGGAATTCCCGAAGTTCAAAAAAGATTTGGGGTGGAGCGGCCCGAACAGGTCACAGACTACCTGGGAATGATGGGCGATGCAAGTGATAACATTCCCGGACTGCCCGGGGTCGGTGAAAAAACCGCTAAGAAATTTATTCAGCAATTTGGCACCATGGAAACTTTGCTGGATAGCACAGACCAGCTGAAAGGCAAAATGAAGGAGAAAGTTGAAGAAAATGCAGAATTAGGTCGACTCTCAAAACAACTGGCGACCATTTGTATTACCTGCGATGTAAGCTTTGATGCCAAAGACTACGAACTCTCCATGCCCGACAATGAAAAGGTACAGGAGATATTTGAGGAGCTCGAATTTCGTAGGCTAAGGGAGCAATTCATCAAAATATTTTCCGGCGAGACCGAAGGAACGCCAACCATGGTAACCAGCACGGAAACAGCAAAACAAGAAGCAAAAGCTGCCGGGAGCGGACAGTTTACCCTCTTTGGCAACAATGGTTCGGATGCAGCCACCCTGGATGTGGTTTCGGGAAGAAAAACCATAAAAGATGTTCCGCATGTCTATCAGAGTATACAGCCGGGAATGGCTCTTGACTTATTTCTATCGAATCTTATTAAGCAAAACAAAGTGTGTTTCGACACTGAAACCACTTCGCTAAACCCATTGCAGGCCGAATTGGTTGGTATTGCATTTTCCTGGGAGGCTGGCAAAGGATTCTACCTGCCTTTTCCCGAGGATAGAAAAGAAGCCGATGACTTGCTGGAAAAGCTCCATCCTTTCTTCTCTTCCACCGAAATTGAAAAAGTAGGACAGAATCTGAAATACGATATCAAAGTATTGCGGAAATACGGCGTAGAGGTTAAAGGCCCGCTTTTTGACACCATGCTCGCCCATTACCTCATCAATCCGGATATGCGCCATAATATGGACGTACTCTCCGAAACCTATCTTAATTACACTCCCGTTTCAATCACCGAATTAATAGGCAAGAAAGGTAAAAATCAACTTAGCATGCGGGACGTTCCTTTGGAACAGCAGACAGAATACGCCGTGGAAGATGCCGATATTACCCTGCAGCTGGCTCAGCATTTTCAGAAGGAATTAAAGGAGGCTAAAACCATGGAACTTTTCAAGGATATCGAGATTCCGCTTTTACGGGTATTAGCCGATATGGAAATGGAAGGCATCAATCTGGATCAAGAGTTCCTCAATAGTTTATCTGAGCAATTGGACACAGATATCAAGACGCTTGAAGAAAAGATCTATCAAGAGGCAGGAGAAACTTTTAATATCGGTTCTCCTAAACAATTGGGAGAAATTCTCTTCGACAAGTTAAAATTGGTAGATAAGCCTAAAAAGACCAAAACCGGGCAGTATTCAACGGCAGAGGATGTTTTATCCTATCTGGCCAAAGACCACCAAATCATAAGAGATGTACTCGAGTACCGTGGGTTAGCCAAATTAAAAAGCACCTATGTAGACGCCCTGCCCAACCAAGTTGAAGCAAGTACGGGCAGAGTTCATACAGATTATATGCAGACCGTGGCCGCCACGGGCCGACTTAGCAGTAACAATCCCAATTTGCAGAATATCCCGATTCGCACAGAACGCGGGAGGCAGGTAAGGAAGGCATTTGTGCCCAGAGATGAGAATTATACCCTGCTTGCCGCGGATTACTCCCAGATAGAATTGAGGATCATCGCAGCCCTCAGCGACGAGGACACTATGATTGAAGCGTTTAAAAACGGAGAGGATATCCATGCTTCAACCGCATCTAAGGTTTTTAATATTCCTTTAAAAGAAGTTACCCGAGAGCAAAGGGGAAATGCAAAAACAGTGAATTTCGGTATTATATATGGTGTATCGGCTTTTGGGTTGAGTAATCAGACAGATCTCTCGAGGACAGAAGCCAAAGAACTCATAGATACTTATTATAAGACCTATCCCAAATTACGAAGGTATATGGCGGATCAGGTCGATTTTGCCCGGGAACACGGCTATGTGCAAACCGTGCTGGGCCGGCGCCGATACCTCAAGGATATCAATGGCAGCAATGCCGTTGTCAGGGGCGCAGCAGAAAGGAATGCAATCAATGCCCCAATTCAGGGTAGTGCGGCAGACATTATAAAGATTGCGATGATTGATATCCACAAGAAATTAGAGGAAGGGAACTACAAAACTAAAATGTTACTACAGGTACACGATGAATTGGTTTTTGATGTCTTTAAACCTGAATTGGAGAAAGTGAAAAAGATGATCAAGTCTTCCATGGAATCGGCTTATAAACTCAAAGTTCCTCTTGATGTAGAATTGGGTGTTGGCGAAAACTGGCTCGAAGCCCATTAA
- a CDS encoding isoaspartyl peptidase/L-asparaginase family protein: MKRRKFLKNSGLGGAALIGGTLAASCGPESKTKTVISNQSITKPIVIATWDVPNATAKAFEVLAGKGNSLDSVEQGVMVEEADVTNQSVGKGGRPDRDGKVTLDSCIMDKDSRCGAVVYLQDVVHAVSVARKVMEETPHVILAGDGARQFALEMGFPQDDLLTEKSKKEWLEWKKTSKYEPVINIENHDTIGMLAIDSNGDIAGACTTSGMAYKMAGRVGDSPIIGAGLFVDNEIGGATATGMGEEVVRTVGSFLIVELMRQGKSPQEACEEGVKRIIAKKENYRDIQIGFIAVNKAGETGAYCIHPGFSYRKYTEEGHQNIPAESYIKS, from the coding sequence ATGAAAAGAAGAAAGTTCTTAAAAAACTCGGGGCTTGGAGGGGCTGCTCTTATAGGTGGAACTTTGGCCGCTTCATGTGGGCCTGAAAGTAAAACCAAGACAGTAATATCAAATCAAAGCATAACAAAGCCGATTGTGATTGCCACCTGGGATGTTCCTAATGCCACAGCCAAGGCCTTTGAGGTTCTGGCAGGCAAAGGAAATTCACTGGATTCTGTTGAGCAAGGAGTCATGGTGGAAGAAGCAGATGTGACCAATCAATCGGTGGGCAAAGGAGGCCGCCCAGACAGGGATGGGAAAGTAACTCTTGATTCCTGTATTATGGATAAGGATAGCCGATGCGGTGCGGTGGTATACCTTCAGGATGTTGTCCATGCTGTTTCAGTGGCACGTAAGGTCATGGAAGAAACGCCTCATGTGATACTTGCCGGTGACGGAGCGAGACAATTTGCCCTTGAAATGGGTTTTCCACAAGATGATCTACTCACGGAAAAGTCAAAAAAGGAATGGCTGGAATGGAAAAAAACTTCCAAATACGAACCCGTTATCAATATTGAAAACCACGATACTATTGGTATGCTGGCAATCGATTCTAACGGAGATATTGCAGGTGCCTGCACCACCAGCGGGATGGCCTATAAAATGGCAGGACGGGTAGGAGATTCTCCTATTATCGGCGCAGGGCTTTTCGTGGATAATGAAATCGGTGGGGCCACAGCCACTGGTATGGGGGAAGAAGTGGTACGCACTGTAGGTAGCTTTCTTATTGTGGAATTAATGCGGCAAGGCAAATCTCCACAGGAAGCCTGTGAGGAAGGGGTAAAACGAATTATTGCCAAAAAGGAGAATTACAGGGATATCCAGATTGGTTTCATTGCCGTAAACAAGGCAGGGGAGACGGGTGCATATTGCATACATCCAGGATTTTCCTATCGCAAATACACGGAAGAGGGACATCAAAACATCCCGGCCGAGAGTTATATTAAAAGCTGA
- a CDS encoding copper homeostasis protein CutC yields the protein MIVEVCANSLESALNAERAGAQRIELCAELPAGGITPSFGLIKSVKEELNIPIHVLIRPRSGDFTYSRAEFKTMLEDIAVCRDLQVDGIVSGILSSDAEVDWERTQRLIDQSGKLSFTFHRAFDWATHPMETHLRLQEMGVNNILSSGQAHTAIEGIDLLGELNAQAAECVIMPGSGINDKNALIFKSRDFKAIHLSATSIITNTPSIPALSMLSPRTMKENEVLLTDPELLKKVIEIVN from the coding sequence ATGATAGTAGAAGTCTGCGCAAATTCACTGGAGTCGGCCCTCAACGCAGAACGAGCAGGAGCTCAGAGAATTGAGCTTTGTGCCGAACTTCCTGCCGGGGGTATTACGCCCTCCTTTGGCCTAATCAAAAGTGTAAAGGAAGAGCTTAATATCCCGATACATGTTCTTATAAGACCCAGGAGTGGCGACTTTACCTATTCCCGGGCAGAATTCAAGACCATGCTTGAAGATATTGCTGTCTGCCGCGACCTACAAGTTGATGGGATAGTCTCAGGTATTTTAAGTTCAGATGCTGAAGTAGATTGGGAGCGAACACAAAGGCTTATTGATCAGAGTGGTAAATTGTCTTTTACCTTTCACCGCGCATTCGACTGGGCGACTCATCCTATGGAAACCCACCTGCGTTTGCAAGAAATGGGCGTCAATAACATACTCTCCTCGGGACAGGCACATACGGCGATAGAGGGGATTGATTTATTAGGCGAGCTCAATGCACAGGCAGCCGAATGTGTGATTATGCCCGGATCCGGTATCAACGATAAGAATGCACTTATTTTCAAAAGCAGGGATTTTAAAGCCATCCACCTATCTGCTACAAGTATCATCACGAATACTCCATCTATACCTGCTTTATCTATGTTGTCTCCCAGAACAATGAAAGAGAATGAAGTGCTGCTCACCGACCCGGAATTATTGAAAAAAGTAATTGAAATCGTTAATTAA
- a CDS encoding metallophosphoesterase: MLRWIVFIAIYFMMGYYSLQAIKTASRFPWVYFAFMALSLLVLGNFVYQFTFGINDGRVLSRPRSYAFGFLIAMMTFQIITIIFLFSEDIFRLISGGIQRVFGSSSEFSLPARRRFLSIMAMGIAAVPFGALLYGMYRGKYNFQVLSYDLEFEDLPDAFHNYQITQISDLHSGSFDNRKKIEYAVNLINEQQSDVILFTGDMVNNVALEMEPWKALFSTLNAKDGKFSILGNHDYGDYVKWETTALQKQNLDDLKGIQAEMGFDLLLNDHRYLQKGKDKLALVGVENWGRGGFKKAGDLNKAVSGIHENDFKILMSHDPSHWEDVVIHHDYHYHLTLSGHTHGMQFGIEIPGWVKWSPVKWRYKYWAGIYEELGQYINVNRGFGFLGYPGRVGIWPEISVIRLKKKGMA, translated from the coding sequence ATGCTTCGATGGATCGTATTTATAGCCATTTATTTTATGATGGGATATTATTCTCTTCAGGCTATAAAAACTGCGTCCCGATTTCCGTGGGTCTATTTTGCCTTTATGGCACTGAGCCTTTTGGTCCTGGGTAACTTTGTTTATCAATTTACTTTTGGTATTAATGATGGTAGAGTTCTCAGCAGGCCGAGGAGTTATGCCTTTGGTTTTCTGATCGCCATGATGACCTTTCAGATCATCACCATCATCTTCCTGTTTTCCGAAGATATTTTCAGACTCATTTCTGGCGGAATTCAAAGGGTATTTGGCTCTTCTTCCGAATTCAGCCTTCCGGCGCGCAGACGGTTTTTAAGCATTATGGCTATGGGCATTGCAGCTGTCCCCTTTGGTGCTTTGCTCTACGGCATGTATCGCGGCAAGTACAATTTTCAGGTACTGAGCTATGATCTCGAATTTGAGGACTTACCCGATGCCTTTCACAATTATCAGATCACTCAGATATCTGACCTTCACAGTGGTAGTTTTGACAATCGTAAAAAAATTGAATACGCCGTAAACCTCATCAACGAGCAGCAAAGTGATGTGATCCTGTTTACCGGCGATATGGTGAATAACGTGGCTCTTGAAATGGAACCATGGAAGGCCCTGTTTTCAACCCTTAATGCAAAAGATGGAAAATTTTCTATTCTTGGTAATCACGATTATGGGGATTATGTAAAATGGGAAACGACTGCTTTACAAAAACAGAATCTCGATGATCTCAAGGGCATACAAGCGGAAATGGGTTTTGATCTTCTGCTGAACGATCACCGCTATCTACAGAAAGGGAAGGACAAACTGGCTCTGGTTGGGGTAGAGAACTGGGGTAGAGGAGGTTTTAAAAAGGCTGGAGATTTAAACAAAGCAGTGAGTGGTATCCATGAGAATGATTTCAAGATCCTTATGAGTCATGACCCATCACATTGGGAAGACGTGGTCATCCATCATGACTATCATTATCATTTAACCCTGAGTGGCCATACCCACGGGATGCAGTTCGGAATTGAAATTCCCGGGTGGGTTAAATGGAGTCCGGTAAAATGGCGCTATAAATACTGGGCAGGAATTTATGAAGAGCTTGGGCAGTATATCAATGTTAACCGGGGTTTTGGCTTTTTGGGATACCCAGGACGAGTGGGGATCTGGCCTGAAATTTCCGTGATCCGGCTTAAAAAGAAAGGTATGGCTTAA
- a CDS encoding thioredoxin family protein, with amino-acid sequence MSKFGELIDLNVPVLLDFYAEWNEQSTSMHPVLRDVAAALGDKGKVIKIDVDKNKELSQALRVKGLPTLMIYKKGEMVWRQSGEQDANTLIGILNEYI; translated from the coding sequence ATGTCTAAATTCGGTGAACTCATAGATCTCAATGTTCCGGTCCTACTTGATTTCTATGCTGAATGGAACGAACAGTCTACTTCGATGCACCCGGTGCTCAGGGATGTTGCAGCCGCTTTGGGCGACAAGGGCAAGGTGATCAAAATTGACGTTGACAAAAACAAGGAGCTTTCGCAGGCCCTGCGTGTTAAAGGCCTTCCAACCTTGATGATCTACAAGAAGGGCGAAATGGTATGGCGTCAAAGTGGAGAACAGGACGCGAATACCTTGATCGGTATTCTCAACGAGTATATCTAG